The following DNA comes from Desulfobacterales bacterium.
AGCTTCAAAAACACCCGGAGATAGAAAACCGTGTTTGCCTTACAGGGCAGCATCGTGAGATGCTGCAGTCGGTTATGGATATATTTGGTGTTGATGCTGACTATAATCTGGATATTATGCGTGACAACCAGACGTTGTCCACTATTACTATCGATATTCTAGATAAAATTGAGAGGATACTTATCGATGAGAAACCTGATGTCGTTTTAGTTCACGGAGATACGACCACCTCCTTTGTATCTGCTTTGGCCGCCTTCTATCAGAAAATCCCCGTGGGACATATCGAGGCCGGTTTGAGAACT
Coding sequences within:
- a CDS encoding UDP-N-acetylglucosamine 2-epimerase, which codes for MKIMSIFGTRPEAIKMCPLIKELQKHPEIENRVCLTGQHREMLQSVMDIFGVDADYNLDIMRDNQTLSTITIDILDKIERILIDEKPDVVLVHGDTTTSFVSALAAFYQKIPVGHIEAGLRT